The Vespula vulgaris chromosome 12, iyVesVulg1.1, whole genome shotgun sequence genome window below encodes:
- the LOC127068202 gene encoding uncharacterized protein LOC127068202, translating into MPRRVLLRRSLLFVLLHHLVGGISQCLSNDTCTRGKRAEDDENTRYLIFPQGSNVQLVYCMTISTYSKPQGMFTVGVTAGLAWELPHRNTVLYRKPAEVYHRRSRRELYRKVELMLKTQGKDGKACVLKAICKASKRDRDIVGKGTFLEEILHTIFTLPDGFYELDPMTEYEEAYWKKENCDEYIAKCPDVF; encoded by the exons ATGCCGCGTCGAGTTCTCCTACGTCGTTCCTTGCTTTTCGTGTTGCTTCATCATCTCGTCGGTGGAATCTCTCAATGTCTTTCGAACGACACGTGTACGAGGGGTAAAAGGGCAGAGGATGATGAGAACACGAGGTATCTGATATTTCCACAGGGAAGTAACGTTCAG ttGGTATACTGCATGACCATCAGCACGTACTCGAAGCCTCAAGGAATGTTTACCGTTGGCGTTACGGCCGGACTGGCATGGGAGCTTCCTCATAGAAATACCGTATTGTACAGGAAGCCTGCTGAGGTTTATCATCGTCGAAGCAGAAGGGAGTTGTACCGCAAAGTGGAACTAATGCTGAAAAC tCAGGGTAAAGATGGCAAAGCTTGCGTTCTCAAAGCTATTTGCAAGGCTTCTAAAAGGGATAGAGATATAGTTGGCAAGGGTACCTTCCTTGAAGAAATTCTACATACAATTTTCAC atTACCCGATGGTTTTTACGAGCTTGATCCAATGACAGAATACGAAGAGGCCtattggaagaaagaaaactgtgACGAATACATAGCAAAATGTCCAGACGTTTTTTGA
- the LOC127068203 gene encoding uncharacterized protein LOC127068203, translating into MKAPWLFLILMELPDVVLGVSLCHRNDSDFGVRGQSSGEIFVRRRRSLVFPKGSAIVTTLAMLKAIMVKEPPNWNMIYEFDVIWPIPSQENFRKNLYRKPWIIKRRHRREIYSNFEMALNSQNLPGRQCVLRAICEAASILNQPGLSLVEKALKIILSNSEDVKETDCYDMAYRKDTNCHIEYPCPLSFIELLLYSLYS; encoded by the exons ATGAAGGCACCATGGCTCTTTTTGATACTGATGGAGTTACCGGACGTTGTCCTTGGGGTATCTCTGTGTCACCGTAATGACAGTGACTTTGGTGTCAGGGGTCAAAGTTCAGGAGAGATCTTTGTTAGAAGAAGACGATCCCTTGTCTTTCCAAAGGGTAGCGCTATAGTG ACGACCTTGGCCATGTTGAAAGCTATTATGGTTAAAGAACCACCAAATTGGAACATGATATATGAATTCGATGTAATATGGCCAATACCGAGTCaggaaaattttcgaaagaatttatACAGAAAGCCATGGATTATAAAGCGACGTCACAGACGAGAGATTTACAGTAATTTCGAAATggcattaaacag CCAAAATCTCCCTGGCCGTCAATGCGTTCTTAGAGCTATTTGCGAGGCTGCCTCGATTCTGAATCAACCGGGCTTGTCGTTGGTGGAAAAAGCGTTGAAAATAATCCTTAG CAATTCCGAGGACGTAAAAGAAACTGATTGTTATGATATGGCTTATCGAAAAGATACGAATTGTCACATCGAGTATCCTTGCCCACTTTCTTTTATAGAATTACTCTTATACAGCTTGTACTCTtga